A portion of the Aquicoccus sp. G2-2 genome contains these proteins:
- the lspA gene encoding signal peptidase II encodes MHTVFWVGFWTFLADQISKYAVVHALNLRELHEMTVIPGGFNLRMAWNYGVNFGLFAEDSNLTRWVLIVMALIISGAVLWWIHHENAGFAARASAGLLVGGALGNVIDRLLYGAVADFINVSCCGIRNPYSFNIADIAVFAGALGLVLFTGTKKPS; translated from the coding sequence ATGCACACCGTCTTTTGGGTGGGATTCTGGACATTTCTGGCCGACCAGATCAGCAAATACGCTGTGGTTCACGCGCTCAACCTGCGCGAACTGCACGAGATGACGGTGATTCCGGGCGGCTTCAATCTGCGCATGGCGTGGAATTACGGTGTCAATTTCGGGCTTTTCGCGGAAGACAGCAATCTTACCCGCTGGGTCTTGATTGTCATGGCGCTGATAATCTCGGGCGCGGTGCTTTGGTGGATTCATCACGAGAACGCAGGCTTTGCCGCGCGGGCGTCAGCCGGGCTTCTTGTTGGTGGCGCGCTGGGCAATGTGATTGACCGGCTGCTGTATGGCGCGGTGGCGGATTTTATCAATGTCTCTTGCTGTGGAATCAGAAACCCCTATTCCTTCAACATTGCCGATATTGCAGTGTTTGCAGGGGCGTTAGGGTTGGTGTTATTTACCGGGACGAAAAAGCCCTCGTGA